TGCCATGATGCAGAGAAAAAAAAATGTTAGCAACCAACCCAGTGACAGAACATGAACTTGATGTTTTACGGTCCACGTAGCTTGGCCAGAGCCAGGTTCCCATGGGCCTGTTTGGTAGCGTGGACTCGATTTGGGGCGCAGGGAGATGTGAGTACCTGTGTGTTGCAAATGGTCCATGGGCCATAAAAGACGTGTTGTTTGGTTGCTCGCGAAGATATTTTCTGCACCAGAGAGGGAAGCCAGCTCCTATTGCTTGGGTGTCTGCATAGACGTTTTTTTACTCTAGTCGTGCATTACATCTTATTTGGTTGCAGATATGAGCGTGCTGGGGTAACCTCTTCCCTTTGAGTGGTGACGTTACCTAGTACTGTCACCAAATAACAACACATTCAGCTACATCCAGTTTATTAAAAGTTGCTGGTAATACACAACAAGTAGTTACCCTACTTGGCGATGCATCATGAGTAAAGCAACTATATTTCATGATGGATCACATGTTCATCACACAAGGGGTTGGTATATACCACCTCAAACAAGTTCATCATTACAGGCCGGGTGATCAGGTTCAAGCAAGTCCTAGCTAATGGAAGCACTAAGCAGGAAACTGGTTGCGTAGCCAGGTCCTAAGCCAGGTCGCCCTCTCCAATGGCTAGAGCTGATGGTACTCGGCATACTCTTCTTCGTTGTCTGCAATGGAGTTGATTGCCCTGGCCAGCCAAGTTAGGTTGGTACAGCTGCGCCTTGCAGACAAACCGAGACATGAAGATCATCTTCATCTGAGCATAGTTCGTGATCGGGGTCCCGACGTACTCATGATGCCTTGGGTAGTGCTGAATCCAAAAGAAACAAGTGGTAGTGCGGATGACAATGACATACTTTCATATGCATGAACGAATTCAATGAAGCTTACTACCTTAATGTACTCATGCATCCTCTCTTCATTAGCAACATAGAAGCAACAACTATCTTCCCTCCGATCGAGGGTGCAATCGGATTTGATCTTGCTTATGAcgctccacttggtcctccactttcTGATGTGGTTGTAGATCTGAAGAGTGCTCACATGTATGCCAACGAATGCAAAAACATCAGCATATACTTTCTTCATGTGCGCCTCTTTGAATCCAAGGTTAAAACAGATGCCGCTATGGATGAGCTCAACCAACCAGTTCATCACAAACTCTAAAATCTTAGGTTGCCAAACCATGAAACTTATGTTTGATGAAAATTGACAGTTGAAGCAGAAAGATTAGGGGAGCCCAATGGTATGATCGTCTACGACAAATATCAGAAGAACGTAGCTAATCGTTAGCACATCAATAAACTACCACTACCACATCCACAATCTTAAGCATTAGCACATCAATAAACAAGAACTACCATATCCTTGAGCATTAGCACATCAATGAAACCACATCAATGAACTACCAAAAAAGAAAGGGCGGTCTTACAGTCAGAGGAGCCACATGCAGCACCGATGTCGGGAAAGCAGGGGACCCTAGCGAAGATGCAGTCAACACAACCATCCCCGTGGAAGAGTCAGATGCAACGGCGACAACCGTCTCCGTGGTAGATTCAGGAAGCAACCTTGACAATCGTTCCCGTGGAAGATTCAGATGCAACGGCGACAACCATCCCCGTGGTAGATTCAGAAGCAACCTTGACAAACGGTCCCCGTAGTAGAGTCAGATCCAACCATGACCAGTGACGAATGAATTGCCTACAATAGATTCTATCAAATCCCCTTGTGTACCcaaaagatctagatctagatctaaggCTAGGTGCTGAAGCTTACAACAACCGAAGTGATCAAcgcggaggaagaagacgacaaacCGCGTCCAGTAGCCGCTGCCACATCCAACGTGCCGCCGCCAGCCTCGCCGACCATGTGGGTGAGGAAGAGCCGACCATGTCGCTAGATCAGGAAGGGTGGATGAGGTCGAAATGGGGGGATTAGGATTTGGTGGTGAGAGAGCCGTCTTGATATACGGTGGCGAAATTTGGAGCATGGTGACCGAACTCATCCTCGATTTTTCGCCATTCAGCGCAAGCTCGCGCCATCTCCCTTCGGTGGCTCTGCGGGAACGCGGCGTTATCGATTTATGCGGAGACAAGGGTGGCTCGCTGAAAACGGCCGATCCGAGCGTTCCTCTAGAACATGACCCGATGATGCTTTAAAAACCAATGGCTTCCGCTACAAGTGCTCTCGAAAGCCTGGCTCGCTGTCGCGTGCCACAGCCGACGACGTGGAGTTGCTCCTACAAGTACAACGCCGGCTGCTGGTGGCTACGTACTGACCAAATGCGTGGGCGCGGAGCACTGAACCCATCGTTTTCTTATCCTTTCCGTCGAGGTTACTGACTTACTGACGTGGGCAGCACTCGTCTATACTCTATAGCGGATCAGTGGCCTGGTCGTTTGCTACAGCCTTGCCGATGCCGAGGGGTCGGCCCGCCCAGGTTGTCGCCGCCCGTGCCGTAGCGCGCGCCGCTACTATCCCCTTGTTTGGACGCTATCTCACAGCTGCCGGTGCGGTGGCATGACCGTGTGATTGCACTCATAGCGGCTAGCAGGGTTTTGATCATGGATAATGACAAATGGAGAGTTTGGAGCAACTATCGCTAATCTGCTGGTTGTCTGCGGGCGCAGCTACTCTCCTCCAGAAAACAGCGTGCGGAGCCAGTACAACGATCCAGGTCAAAGTCAGGCGCCCAACTACCCAAACCGATGGTTTGTCTTTCTCGCCGAAAAAACAACACAAACAATCTTCGGGGAAAAGATCTCAGCCAATGCCGGAGCACACATGGACATGGACCAGATCTAGCCAAAGTTTCCATGGCCACCCTCGTTGTACGCGCTTCCTTTTAATGGAAACAACGAAACCTACCCGAGTACCAGAGGGCATTGCCTGACAGCTGGACCAAGTGAACTTCACAACGAAGCAAACCGGAAACTCTCCCTGACAGGTGGACCCCATGAGCTACACCCATGCGTCAGGGCCACGTGTCACAATAAGGTGCCCCCTCCAGCACTCTACAGCTCCTGGACCTATCTGTCGGTGACTTGTCGTTCAAACTTCTCCGAGCCTCCTTGGACGCCAACGCACGTACACCACACCTCGAGCTTTACAGCTCGGCAGCTGCTGGTTTTTTTGGTCCACACGCATACACGCTGGCTGGCTGGCTATATATCCTGGTCCTAGTCCTAGCCCACCACACCACCATCCTCCCCCTCCAGCCGCACCACAAGTCGCCAGTCAGCATCGTCttccttctccttccgcgagcgaGCGATCAGGAACAAGAGAAGAGAAGAGATGGGAGGGTTCGAGCGGCAGGTGAAGCAGCGGACCATGGAGGTGAAGGTGGCCGTGCTCAAGGGCGTCAAGGTCGTCGGCGACTTCGGCAAGAAGACGTGGAGGAAGGTCAAGACCATCAAGCGCTGATCCATCCATGATTCATCCCATCCCATCCCATCCGATCGATCAATCGAGCCGTGTGTCTTGATCCGTATGCTAGATAGATAGGCTTGCATGATTTTCTTCGGCGGTGCCTGTAATACTATTGGTTTTGTTGGATCTGTTTGAAGTGCCTCCTCGCCTGTTGGGTTTGGTTTGACTCTGTGTATATCATTATTTTTACTCGATTTAACTCTGCAATCCGTGTGCGTGCAAGAGCTGTTTCACTCTGGTTCTTGTCTTTCTTCCGTAGTATACACAGATCGCTGATTGATCTGTTGTTCGCAAGTTCCGTCTCTTCTCGCCTAACATGCAGCTAACCGTTTCCAGCTCTTCTGAAAAGTTCAAGCGGTCTTCAAGGAGACCTGTATGGCGTATTAGGGATTTGGCTTTCTGTAGGTGCTGAAAAGTTTCCCCTAGGTTTATCAATCGCTACACAAATCTACTCCGATACCTTTACCAGTGATTTGATAACTGTGAATTGTTGCTCTCATGAAAGTACCTCACATGTTGCTACCGTCCAGTCTAAGATAGGCTATAGCTACTGTCTTCTTGTTTGCATTGCAAGAAACTCATCCTACCGACCACACAAACACAATGTTAAAATGGGCTGATGCGGCACCCAAAGACAGCATGCCCGCACGTAATAATCGACAAACATGAGCAGTGCATTGTTTAAAATTTGTTTGCTTAGAAAATTCCGGGCTGAACGGTGGTGGCAGAGCTGCTATCAGGCCTCAGCCAACAACGCTCAGTACAGGTTGACACACCGATCCATATACATTAAGACATCTATAGAACAGTAGAAAAACTTTCAAAAGTATTGCAGCTCATCATACTAAACTGATGGATACAGCTAGCACCATGTGAAACAACCGagcaaaaaattcaaaaattatacAGGTACAGTCCAAGCATTTTGCAAGCTGGCGCAATGTATTTTTTGGGTGCGAACAAACATCGGTACATCAAAGTATGTTGCTCATTCTGCAGTGTTCATGAAGATGTTCGAGTAATGAACTCCAGGGGATTGGACTGTCCACAGGTCACCTACTGAGGGGGAGCATCAGGATCCAACCTTTTCTGGATTGCAGCTGCAGCCTGATAAAGAACAAGCTCGGCATACTTAAAATATGGTCTCCATCTACTTAATGTCAGGATTAGAAATGAGGGCATTACCTCAAAATTTCCCAACTTGTACTGTAACATCATTTCCTCGCGTAGAAGGGACTGCTGCTTCATTGCTTGAGCCTAAAATGGGGAAAACAAGAATAATAGGTAAATTGACAGAAAAAGGTGATCTTTTTACCTAAACACGCAATGATGTTTGGTGTTTGCGTGATAATCTATTGTTGATACTACCATCAGAAGACAGTGTACAGCCTATTAAGAGCACCTTAGCATGAATTAAGTACGAGTACAATCACAATCATACAGGTGTTCAATATCATGCACCTAATAAAAAAAACTGGATTGAATAAACTTTACAAAGCAACACCCCTGGAACTACCAGATTCCCAGTTATTTTATAAGGAAACTTCCAAACAGCAGTAAGGGGCACATGTAACCTAATTGGCAAGAGCACATGGCTGTAACTGTCAAGGTCATAGCCTCATAAGTCCAAGACCCCAAGCCCGCATTCATCTTATTTAAACTAAACATAAATTGACGCCCTTGGCAAAGTGGCCCACAAAGTACAGGATCCAAGGCAAAACTCACAGTCACAGCTGAATTTCTTTCGTGCAAGACTGAAAACATCTAGGCTTACATGAACTAACTCAAAGGTTAACAATGGCAGACACCCCAACTGGGCAACCTGTGCTGTCAAACTTGGTTACATCAAGAAACATTTGTGAGATACAACAGTCACCCCTTGTTCAAAGGAAATGTTTTCATGACAGATGATTTGATGCGACAAAAAGCTCACTGCAGGTACTTCCCATCATCAGCAAGCAGCCTAACAATATAGCTGTTCTCTTAAGTACTCCTTCCAGTGTCCAAGGGTGTGGTTGGTTATAGAGCCAAGTATAATGGAATGTCATGGTTCGATTCCActagaatggaatggttccatctcTATGTCTGGTTGAAGGAAAAGCCATGGAATAGAATGGTTCCATCTCAATGTTTGGTTGGAGGAATGGAATGACACAAATATTGTTCAGAATAGCTTTTGCATAGGAAGGTTGAGGTTACCTTCGTGATATGCATATGTATAAATTTCAACAAAATTATCTATCAACATATAGAGTGCTCATAACGTATACTCATCATATATTTCAATTAGCATGTACAAGTACTTATTATCAACTATTAGTATATGCAATTAGTAATGTAAAAAATAGTAATCAGCATCCAAATAGCTGTGTAACTACCTTCCTTCCAAAATAAgtgtctcaactttgtctagatttggatgtatctagacgcatttcagtgtgtagatacatctgcATCTAGAAAAAGTTGCGACACTTATTTTGAAACTGAGGGAGTACAAGATTAGCAACCACTGTTTTGGGACGAAAACAGAGGGACTAAAAACTATTGATCCAACGGAACAATCAATAATTTGGAAGCAATTAACACTTCTACCCCACTTGATTTGCTCGTCTCCGAGCAGCGCCATGTTACGTGCCCAACAGCTCATCCACAGCACTAGTCCCCAGGTAGCTATGCTAGCTTATGTTCGTACCACCGCCTGGTAGCCACCCTCCGCCACCCTGCTCGCCTGCTTGTGCCGCTGCCGCAGCTGCGAGATTTGGCGCCGCCAAAGGACAGAGAGACAGGGTGAGAGCTATTGGCTATGGTTCGGGTGAGTACAGGTGGGATACAATGCAGCGAGATTAGCAGGCGACGTGCCTTCACGTTCACAATGATTCCAGAGAGAACCAGTCGGTCCAGACAATTCAGGTATCACTCGGCTCGCATCTAGAGGGAATATTCCCTTGTCAGAAACCACCACATTCCATTCTACTAATCAACTAATCACTGGAATCACCCTATAAACTAGAACCGTTCCATTCATTCTACTTTATGAACTCAACCAATCACACCCTAAAGGATGGCATTTTGGAGCAGGGAAGGAAGGGTGGATGCAGGGAAGGAGGGGGCAAAGGCGGGGAGGGGGATGGAGGTAGAGATTCCATGGAAGAGGAATTGCAGCAAGGCCACTGCAACTGTCGATGTGTGCCTGGAAAGGAGCAGGTGAGAGAAAGAGATAGAAGAGAGTAAATGGAAGGTGAAGATTATAGAATGTAGATGGTTCTGATTGAGCTGGGCAGGCTAGGGTTTCATGTGGGCTTTACTGGGCCAATATTGAAAGCAGATTGGAGCTTATATGCACTGACAAATGCAACCGCAGCCGCTAAAGCGATGATTGCACTAACTAGTAACTAGTGGCCTAACGCTCACTTAGCGATTACCGCTTCTTTTGAACCTTGCCAGAGATATGTCCAAAACGCCATTCTTTTAGAGACTGGAGGGGGTACAGCTTATGCCACTATAAGGATAAGTAGATGCCAAAGTTGCTTAATGCTGGTCAACATCTTAATAAAAGGAATAAAGAAGTAGACTATTTTGTGTAGATATTTGAGAAAACAAGGGAAACACAAAATTTATTTAGATATTGGAATTGGTGAAAACAAGACAAACAAACTATTTAGTAAAATTGGAGGAAACAAAGCTCTGCCAATAAGCAGTATCAAATTCCATGCAAGATTCGAGAATAGATAATGACGGATGAGAATAGGAAGTAGGAAAAAAGAATGTAAACCCTAACCATTCCAGTTTGCATTGAGCATTTCAGAGCTGTGATTTCTTCCTCCTTTCGACGTTCACGTTCTTTTAACAGTTCTAGCCTGCATGACGATTTTCAAAGGAAACTGTAAGAAAACAGCCAGTCCATATGTCCACCTAAACCCTAAGCTCATTAATAAATAATATTTCCATTATTGTCTTTCTGTAAAACATGGAGATTGGACCGCGTAGCAGGGTCACAAACTAAAGTGACTGTCACAGAGAAACAGATTCCAAAAACAATGCTATTACCCAAATGAGTGGAACATAATTTGCAAATTGTTAATTACCAATGGTCTATAAGTAGACTTCAGTAATCTACACTAAAGCATTTCATAGTGTCCCATACTATGCTATTGCAGGTATGCAATAACTAAAAATCATGCATATGTCCACATACCGCCGTTGTTCCTCATCATTAAATACTGTTCGTACCGCCACCACGGCAGCATTCTTTAAACCATTCTTTTGCTCTTTCTCCATCATTCGGCGATGGTAAGCATCTAAGTCATAATACCTAATAAGAAAACAAAGGGAGGAAAAACATAAGTTCCACTAGCAAATATGAATATATACAGTAACTATCATGGAAAGGAAATGTGCATTACTTTTTTGATGGAAATGTGGCGGTATTGTGGTCTTCCATGAATCTGAGATGTGTGGAAAATGTATGTTAAATACCCAGGAAAATAAATATTCCAGACTGATAATTTTTTCTAAGCTAATATAATTACTCAAATTATTTCATGGTCGTAAAGTAACATACTCCTTAAACATCTGCTTCTCTTCCCAATTAGACAATGCCTCTAAATTAACCTGTGGCCAAATAATAAAAAAACTTAGCACATTGATATCGTAAACTCAAAAAATTAAAGAAGACTGAGAGCAAATGAGATGGATAGCTTGATACCGAAGTAAATGCAGTCCATTCGTAAATGAAAAAAAACTAAACCCAGTCTATACTCTATTGATGAGTAAAACAGAACCAGAACAAAACCGAGCTTACTCAAAATACAAGTTGAAAGGGGACAGAAGGTTGGGCGGAAATACTAAACTGAAAATATCGAAAGAGACAGACAGAACAATTGATGTGTTTTTCCTTTGTCTTTTAGGTCAGGTCTAATTAAGCTTCAAATATTGAGATCATCCAACAATCAACTAACTTTATGAAAATAAAACTTATGCATATTAATTCTCAAATAGTAGCAACATACCCAATATAATATTTTTTGTACTGAAAGAAGAAGCATAATCCTAGTATCTAGATAAAAGTATGCAACCCACTGGTACTAACTGAATTCTGCAatagttgactgagattttcttatcTCTATGTCAATGGTGCTAGCCTTCTAATCCAATCTTGATTTCCTCTACCCCTAACTCTGAGACATTGGATGGCACAGGGCATCAACTTAGATAGACAGAAAAAAATCTCAGGTGGCTTAGATTAAGCAAAACATTTAAAAAGGTACATTCGATTGCCAGTTTTTATCTGAAGACAATGAGATGCACCTCAACACCTTGTTGATCTCGCTTTTTTGCATGCATAAAAATTCTACATATTTCCTAAAGAAGGCGACATCAATAGAATGCCAGTTTTTATCTGAAGACAGTGAGATGCACCATGACACCTTGTTGATCTCACTCTTCTTTTCATGCAGATAATTTCACCACATTTAATAAAGAAGGCGACATAAGTATAATcatagaaaatatacctgcttgacTTCTAACAACCATGCAGTGAACTCTGGTCGCTTGTTCCTACAGAACACATTACATGGTACAGTTCATCAGAGTGCAGTAGAATACAGAATGATTGTACTTCTTATGATTGTATGCAGTCTGAAGTCTAAACTCACAATTTTAACCACAGGGATTCATCACTTAAATCATTTAAGATACCAAATTAAAGATTCCAGAATGATCTAATCTCCACTTACGATTCACGTTGGTCGTGGGAGGCCATTCACATGCTGAAATTCACAACTTCACATTTAACACTACTAAAACAACTGACAAGATGACATGATCTTTCAATATCGTTCCCCCACCAAGGAACAGTAATATCTTAAAATTGTGATTGTCACTCCTACAGAATAAGCTGAATTACAAGTACGGATGAACGTGG
This region of Lolium perenne isolate Kyuss_39 chromosome 2, Kyuss_2.0, whole genome shotgun sequence genomic DNA includes:
- the LOC127335706 gene encoding uncharacterized protein; this encodes MGGFERQVKQRTMEVKVAVLKGVKVVGDFGKKTWRKVKTIKR